The DNA window CTATTACCTTTTTGTCGGCACCTGGTTTGGGTTACGACGACGGAATGCGTTTTGTCCAATTTTACTTTGGTTTGCCGTTGGCAATGGTAGTTATTTCGGCAGTGATTGTCCCTATTTACCGCCGCTTGAACGTCTACACTGCCTACGAGTATTTAGAGAAGCGTTTTGACCTCCGTACCCGTGCTTTTGCTGCTTTTTTGTTTTTATTGCAACGTGGTTTGGCAGCAGGCTTTACTATTTTTGCGCCTTCACTTATTTTATCTGCATTGTTGGGTTGGAACATTTACTGGACTAACTTTTTTACTGGTTTAGTGGTGATCATTTACACTGTATCAGGAGGTACCAAAGCAGTAAGCCAAACCCAAAAAATACAAATGGTGATTATCTTGTTTGGCATGGTGGTAGCCGGCTATATGGTAGTCAATGGTTTGCCTAAGGAAGTTTCGTTCAATGATGCCTTGCATTTGGCGGGTAAAATGGGTAAACTCAATGTGGTAGATTTCGAGGTAGACCTAACTACCAAGTATAATTTCTGGTCTGGTATTATCGGTGGTTTCTTTCTTGCTTTGTCTTATTTTGGCACTGACCAGTCTCAAGTACAGCGTTACCTGGGAGGGCAATCGGCAGCCCAAAGTCGTTTGGGGTTGTTGTTCAATGGTATGATCAAAATCCCTATGCAGTTTGCCATTTTGTTTATAGGAGTCATGATGTTTGTGTTTTATATGTTTCAGGCGCCGCCTATTTCGTTTAAACGCAACCTGGTAGAAAATACCCGCAACTCAGAGTATAAACAAGAGTTTAAAGCCTTGGAACAAGCGTATGATAAAAACTCTGCGGATAAAAAAGCCTATGCTTTGGCAATGGTGAAGGCGCGTAAAGAAAAAAACTATGATGCCGAACAAGCTGCAGTAGCAGGGCTGCGTGCCAGTGAAAAGAAAGCCAAAGAAATAAAAGGTAAAGCCAATGCGGTGATGGTAAAAGCAGACAATACGGCCGATACCCGCGATATTAACTATATTTTTATTAGTTATGTGATGAAGTACCTCCCATTGGGTTTGGTAGGTTTACTGGTATCGGTGATTATTTCGGCATCTATGTCCTCTACCGCCTCTGAGCTGAATGCCCTCGCATCTACTACCGTCATTGATATTTACAAACGAATGATTAAGCCCGAAGCCTCCGACCAACATTATTTACGGATGAGTAAAGTATTGACTATAGGGTGGGGATTGTATGCCATTGTACTATCTATGTTTGCCAATAGGTTAGGTGCTTTGATAGAAGCGGTAAACCTGATAGGCTCGTTGGTGTATGGAACTATTTTG is part of the Microscilla marina ATCC 23134 genome and encodes:
- a CDS encoding sodium:solute symporter, whose translation is MGTLDWVVLILTQLLIVGYGLWKSQGSKNMQAYLLGNREMTWFTIGLSIMATQASAITFLSAPGLGYDDGMRFVQFYFGLPLAMVVISAVIVPIYRRLNVYTAYEYLEKRFDLRTRAFAAFLFLLQRGLAAGFTIFAPSLILSALLGWNIYWTNFFTGLVVIIYTVSGGTKAVSQTQKIQMVIILFGMVVAGYMVVNGLPKEVSFNDALHLAGKMGKLNVVDFEVDLTTKYNFWSGIIGGFFLALSYFGTDQSQVQRYLGGQSAAQSRLGLLFNGMIKIPMQFAILFIGVMMFVFYMFQAPPISFKRNLVENTRNSEYKQEFKALEQAYDKNSADKKAYALAMVKARKEKNYDAEQAAVAGLRASEKKAKEIKGKANAVMVKADNTADTRDINYIFISYVMKYLPLGLVGLLVSVIISASMSSTASELNALASTTVIDIYKRMIKPEASDQHYLRMSKVLTIGWGLYAIVLSMFANRLGALIEAVNLIGSLVYGTILGIFLVAFFLKKVGSKEVFIAAVFSELLVIYCHTSQYINAFFAARGVDVGWFFPNINIPFLWYNVIGCLPLIFVAWLLHQSKLLKK